From Pagrus major chromosome 2, Pma_NU_1.0, one genomic window encodes:
- the LOC141017072 gene encoding sodium channel regulatory subunit beta-4-like: MASVDSSGSSVSGRRRSGDLLHAGLAVALLLGVWSVGGLEVSTGKVSTIEAMNGSTVLLPCTYSSCIGIKNLYFNWHYNNNGTMQKLCEAVIPTEGVEPRVHVDHERVDFVGSSKNNNISILLWNITFEDEGEYICFARNPKEKNRNHSAIFTLLVVDQMKEVDNTLTTIIVSVVGGVIGLVIFVMVIKALVVHFLLKDDEKNKECLVSSSGNDNTENGLSGAKADNKGTPKA, translated from the exons ATGGCGTCAGTGGACAGCTCCGGTTCGAGTGTTTCTGGTCGGCGGAGATCAGGGGATCTACTTCATGCTGGTCTGGCAGTTGCACTGCTGCTGG GTGTATGGAGTGTTGGTGGACTGGAGGTCTCAACAGGTAAAGTGTCAACAATTGAAGCAATGAATGGCTCCACAGTCCTGCTGCCCTGCACCTACTCCTCCTGTATTGGCATCAAAAACCTCTACTTCAACTGGCACTATAATAACAATGGAACAATGCAAAag ttaTGTGAAGCGGTGATTCCCACTGAGGGCGTGGAGCCCAGGGTCCATGTGGACCACGAGCGTGTGGACTTTGTTGGCTCCTCCAAGAACAACAACATCTCCATCCTGCTGTGGAACATCACCTTTGAAGACGAGGGGGAGTACATCTGTTTTGCCAGGAACCCGAAAGAGAAGAACCGCAACCACAGTGCTATTTTCACTCTGCTAGTGGTGGACCAAA TGAAGGAGGTTGACAACACTTTGACAACAATCATTGTCTCAGTGGTGGGTGGAGTCATTGGCTTAGTTATCTTTGTCATGGTGATAAAGGCCTTGGTTGTTCACTTCCTGCTGAAGGATGATGAGAAGAA TAAAGAGTGTCTGGTGAGCTCCTCAGGGAATGACAACACAGAAAATGGACTTTCAGGAGCCAAAGCTGACAACAAAGGGACACCAAAGGCATGA